From Draconibacterium halophilum, one genomic window encodes:
- a CDS encoding CDGSH iron-sulfur domain-containing protein, whose amino-acid sequence MQKPEIAEKAPKALTLEPGTYYWCACGKSKNQPFCDGSHQGSEFTPLPLSIDEKKEVWLCQCKHSKNKPFCDGTHRTL is encoded by the coding sequence ATGCAAAAACCTGAGATAGCTGAAAAAGCTCCAAAAGCTCTTACGCTTGAACCCGGCACTTATTATTGGTGCGCTTGTGGAAAAAGTAAAAACCAACCTTTTTGCGACGGTTCTCATCAGGGTTCAGAATTCACTCCACTTCCACTCAGCATCGATGAGAAAAAGGAAGTTTGGCTTTGCCAGTGCAAACATTCCAAAAATAAACCATTTTGCGATGGTACCCATCGGACATTATAA